A stretch of DNA from Triticum dicoccoides isolate Atlit2015 ecotype Zavitan chromosome 2A, WEW_v2.0, whole genome shotgun sequence:
CTCAACATATGAGAGCATCATGATTCTAATCTTCAAGCCATATGGGAATTCTTCTCTTTAATCATTCCCACAAGAACTTGATCTATCATTATTCAATCACTGACCTCAATCTCGACGAACAACTTTATGTAGATGGCCAGCCATTGTTTCTTCGTAGGAATTGAcattcattatcaagtctcaatgcatatGTTTGTGTTGATGGATTACATCCTtcaattcatccaatattcttcatgcttTGCCAATGAGACTTTCAAAAAtgtatatctcaatgcaaacattagtccataaggattgtcattaatttccaaaaccaaacatggggactATGTACTTTCAGCTGCTTGATTTTCTTTCGTGAATAGATCTTCCTACGGTAGTTATGGATCTTGCTACTAGCGGCATGTGACTATTGTGGTATTCACCTTCAGTGTCTTTTCACAAAAGAAGAAAATATGGATGGATGATTTTTGTCTAGCTTGGCTCAGTTCTAGCTTGTGCACTCATATTAGCATTTATTTGCAAATCAAACTTCCTATACTTTTTGCAGAAATGCTTGCTAtattttttttgagaattttttagACACTTTGTGATGATAGAACTTGTTTTTCTACATGGTAATACATGTCCCATTCATATAATAAATATCAAGTTACAAGTCAGGTAAACATTGACTTGACAAAACTGTAAAGACAATCAAACTCTAACCTTTGCACAAAGGACCACCAACCAAGAAAGCAAAACACAATCAAGACCAAAGAGTAGCATGTCACCTGCCTCCGGTACCACCCCAACAACCACCAAAAGAAAAATGTGCCAAATCACCTCTTCACCGAGCTTgatgcggctccatcgctgatatgcacctTTTTGGATCTCCAAAGTAGCTTACCAAAGACGAAACCATTATTGTCGAAAGAATCTGACCGGGGTAGCAAACCAAACACGCCATCGAACTCTAGATTTGGCGCCCTTCTTGACGATGATGTCGGAGGGGAAAACCATATATGCCAGCCACGAACCACAACCCCAATATTCTAGTTGCCATTGACGTAGACCACTGTATGCATCCGCTTATGTACTACCTTTCAAGCTCCATGCCGACACTGGAGCAAACATCGCCCCAGTGGCGGAGCCTAAGGACACAAGTCTGGCATAGGGATGATGCCTCCGCCACACAATCCCCACTTGAACAAACTAGCAGTCAGATCCATTACCCACCGATGGGCAGAACGTCGTGTCGTGAAGCTTTATTACTTGGCACCGCCGTCGCCCTTGCCTAAGCTATGGTGTCGAATGGCAAAAAAACCTATGCTACTAAGAAGTAAAACCTAAAGCTACACGGCCTGAATGCGTGGGATCCGACGACCCCCCTCACTACTAACGATCGAGAGGTTGTCGGCGGATGGAAGCCGCCGGAGGACGGCGTCGAAAGATggtctccgtcaaaaccctagtcgCCTTAGCCGCCGCCACATGTTTTAGGGTTTCAGGAAAAAATTGTTCAAGCCTGATGATACGATCCGTTGATTTGTTATGATCCAATGGCTAATATCGCTGTCACCTCAATTAAGCGTGTGGGGGTAGTATAGACTTCACACCTCTGCAGATAAAGACCTAAAAAGGAAAATTAATATAGCGACATTAAAGCAGAAAATTATGGAAGGAAAGTTTTACAATGTTAACTAATACAGAAAATTATAGGAGCATATGCACCTTCCAGTTTTCTTTTTCTAACAGACTGGCACCAGAATTATTTTTATAATTGCTAGcacttttttttgagcatcagtacagacacaagcgctcatatacatgcgcatacactcacccttatgaacgcacacacgcacaccctacccctatgagcacctccgagagactgagccggcatatcatcttgagatttacgaagtcactgtaggcgcctcgtcgtcgacggggacgtctcctcccacttaaagcgcatcgccggaaatcctgaaataaatccagaaatagtgcgagcaccaggatttgaaccctgatgggttggggataccactgtccacctaaccaactcaaccacagattGATTCGCTAATTGCTAGCACTTGACACCTACGTATACGCTAGTAGAGCATATATGGAGTGAAATATGCGCCGTTTGTTAGAAATACACGTACAACGTATATTTACACATGTTTTAACAGAAAAATCCCAATTTTTTTTTGCAGTGAACTTAGAGACAAACAATACCAGTGTGGTGCGCATGCCATTTTCCCGGTATACACAGGAGGGAGAGTCAGAGAGGATAGCTGCCTCTGACTCCGAGAATCCCGTTAGTAGTCAACTGAAGGAGTTTGATCGAGTCGGCAAACAGCCAAGCCAAGGCAAGGAATTCATCAGCGCAGCACACGGAATATAAACGAACGCGAACGCGCCGCAAACGAACCACCAAGCCAACGAACGCCGCGCGGCCTACGCTCCTCTCTTCCCCAGCacacgagagggagagggaagggagcTTTGTCACGAGAGGACCGACTTCTGCCGCTCCGCCGCAAAGCCTATATAGATAGGCTCCCttcaccccctccctccctccctgctCCGCCGCACCCTTCCCGAGGCAGGCATCACCGTGGACGCGCGCGCGCTGGTCAAATCGAGGAGGGCTCGGGAAACCTTGGAGAAGGGCGGCGGGGACGGTAGGTACTCGCCATGGCCGGGGCGGAGGTGGTGGACTCCGGCGAGAAGCGCCTCAATGAGCTCGGCTACAAGCAGGAGCTCCGGAGGGAGATGGTACGTACTGTACGGCCCCTCATCATTTCCTTCCATTTTCTCTACCCTGCAAAATGGGTCTGTATCGGCTCTCTACGTATCCGCGGCAAAGATGGACTcgccggcgacggcgaggaggaTTTGCCGCCCTGCGGCTTGCAACCACCTGTGTTTTCCGATGAGATGAGACGCTGGTTACATCGCGTGTTTCGGTAAAACTGTGGCGGCCGCGTTGGCTAATTTTCTTCGTCCGTGCCGTAGAGGCGTGATGTGATCTTTCATGACCGGCTTGCGAATTGCGTCTCGTTTTGTCGGCCTCTATTTTTCCTGGTTTCTCAAGAGATGGAGATGTTTCTTTGCATGTGTTGTTGGTGCAGACGCTGTTCAAGACGCTGGCCATCTCTTTCTCGACGATGACGCTCTTCACGGGGATCACGCCGCTGTACGGCAGCAGCCTCCAGTACGCCGGGCCGGCCAGCCTCGTGTGGGGCTGGGTCGTCGTCTCCTTCTTCACCTGGTTCGTCGGCATCGCCATGGCCGAGATCTGCTCCTCCTTCCCCGTAAGCACACCTACACCTTCCCGGAACTTCCCTGCACTCCATGCCGCCGTTCCCAGATTCTCGAATCAGGCCTATCTGTGATTATAATTTTGGTGCTCTGTTTCTGCTCTGCTTGTAGCATTCTGAATGTACTGTTTTACTGTACTTGTGCTGTATGACTTGTGCCATATTCATTAGGAGTATTATTCAGGGTAAAAGACTCGTTGATTCTGATCACGGCTGACGTGCTCTGCTTTGAACTTGTTTTTTTgagagttttttttctttcttgtttgACAACAGACAACTGGCTCCCTCTATTTCTGGGCTGCTCATCTCGCTGGCCCGGTGTGGGGTCCATTGGCATCCTGGTGCTGCGCTTGGCTGGAGGCCATAGGCCTCATTGCCGGAATTGGTACTCAGGTATGCCCTTCTGTCAGTTGCTTCATCATATATATAGTTTGATTTCATGCTAACTTGGGAGTCATAACTGAAAGTCTGAAGCCTGTCTGCCCGTTCTTGTTCATTTCTCTTGCATTTGGTTGAACCATATAGTAAATCTCTTGTCCGGTGTGTCAATTTTGCGTCTCCATTGTTGCAGGCCTATGCAGGATCCCAGGTGCTGCAGAGCATAATCCTGCTCTGCACCGGCACCAACAAAGGCGGCGGCTACCTGGCCCCTCGCTGGCTGTTCCTCGTCATGTACCTCGGGTTAACCTTCATCTGGGCCGTGTTCAACACTTTCGCCTTGGAAGTCATCGCCTTCCTCGACGTCATCTCCATGTGGTGGCAGGTCACAATGCTTTCCTTTGAGTCATCAAAACTGAAAGAGGCACACTGCAGAAAAATTGACAGTGTCGTTGATGCTGTGGTGCAGGTGGTCGGCGGCACGGTCATAGTGATCATGCTGCCGCTGGTGGCGAAGACGACGCAGCCGGCGTCGTACGTGTTCACGCATTTCGAGACGACGCCGGAGGTGACCGGGATCAGCAGCGGCGCCTACGCGGTGGTCCTGTCCCTCCTGGTGAGCCAGTACTCGCTGTACGGCTACGACGCGGCGGCGCACCTGACGGAGGAGACCAAGGGCGCCGACAAGAACGGCCCCATCGCCATCCTCTCCAGCATCGGCATCATCACCGTCTTCGGCTGGGTCTACATCCTCGCCCTCACCTTCAGCATCCAGGACTTCAGCTACCTGTACGACCCGGCCAACGAGACCGCCGGCACCTTCGTCCCGGCGCAGATACTCTACGACGCGTTCCACGGCCGGTACGGCAGCTCGACGGGCGCCATCGTGCTGCTCTTCATCATCTGGGGCTCATTCTTCTTCggcggcctctccatcaccaccagcgCCGCCCGGGTGGTGTACGCGCTGTCGCGGGACCGCGGCGTCCCCTTCTCCAGCGTGTGGCGCAAGATCCACCCCACGCGCAAGGTGCCCGGGAACGCGGTGTGGCTGTGCGCCGCCGTGTGCGCGCTGCTGGGCCTGCCCATCCTGTGGATCAACGTGGTGTTCACGGCCATCACCTCCATCGCCACCATCGGCTGGGTGGGGGGCTACGCGGTGCCCATCTTCGCCCGGATGGTGATGCGGGAGGAGGACTTCCGCCCGGGGCCGTTCTACCTCCGGGGAGCCAGCCGGCCCGTCTGCCTGGTGGCGTTCCTGTGGATCTGCTACACCTGCTCCGTCTTCCTGCTCCCCACCGTGTACCCAATCAAAATGGACACCTTCAACTACGCGCCCATCGCGCTCGGCGTCGTCCTGGGGCTCATCATGCTCTGGTGGGTGGTCGACGCCAGGAAGTGGTTCACGGGACCCGTCAGGAACATCGACGAGCAGGCCGACCACAACGCCGGCAGCGACGGCAATGGCAATGTCAAGGTCTGAGAGCCAAGTAGCGATGCTCGATCAAGTCATGTGTTGTCATTCTTTTTCGTCGGGCTCTGCGTGTGTGTGTTGTGTTAGCCTATATAGGTTGAGACCTGACGAAATCAAACATTTTCAAGAACGAACAGAGCCATGAATCGTGAAGCTGTCTTTTGTTCTTCCGATCGAAAACGCCGTGAGCTGAAATGAATAGAAAGGAGTACCAaagattttttttttttgcgagaaaacttttgatttattcatcttcaatcatgacaataaaacgaacatcagaaataataaaaattacatgtaGATCCGTAGAccgcctagcgacgactacaagaacTGAAACGAGCCGAAGGTGCGTCgcagtcatcgcccctccctcgttggagtcgggcacaacttgttgtagtagacagtcagaaagtcatcgtgctaaggtccCATGGGACCAACGCACCAGAGCAGCAACCGCCGCTAATGAGGACTAAAGGGCGCGTTTGGTTACCTGCATCGTTTTTTGCCCTTTTGCATACTTGTCTCAGTTGGGCCTGGCTGAGCAAATGCAGGCCAAAAACCAACATCTGCACTTAGTTTGGCTGCCTGCATGTTCTCTTCCTGCATTGTAACGATGCCTCTACGCACCACGTTTGGTTGCTCGCATTGTATGTGGTCAGATGAGTGCACGTTGTTTGGTT
This window harbors:
- the LOC119355197 gene encoding amino-acid permease BAT1-like — protein: MAGAEVVDSGEKRLNELGYKQELRREMTLFKTLAISFSTMTLFTGITPLYGSSLQYAGPASLVWGWVVVSFFTWFVGIAMAEICSSFPTTGSLYFWAAHLAGPVWGPLASWCCAWLEAIGLIAGIGTQAYAGSQVLQSIILLCTGTNKGGGYLAPRWLFLVMYLGLTFIWAVFNTFALEVIAFLDVISMWWQVVGGTVIVIMLPLVAKTTQPASYVFTHFETTPEVTGISSGAYAVVLSLLVSQYSLYGYDAAAHLTEETKGADKNGPIAILSSIGIITVFGWVYILALTFSIQDFSYLYDPANETAGTFVPAQILYDAFHGRYGSSTGAIVLLFIIWGSFFFGGLSITTSAARVVYALSRDRGVPFSSVWRKIHPTRKVPGNAVWLCAAVCALLGLPILWINVVFTAITSIATIGWVGGYAVPIFARMVMREEDFRPGPFYLRGASRPVCLVAFLWICYTCSVFLLPTVYPIKMDTFNYAPIALGVVLGLIMLWWVVDARKWFTGPVRNIDEQADHNAGSDGNGNVKV